The nucleotide window TGCCGCAATTCAAGGAACATTGTTATTCATAGTTTTCGCCTTATCGCTTTTCGGCTTAAAAACAACTTCTGCTGGAAATGCCGGCTTTATTTTAAGCTTAACCGTTGTGTTAGTGCCTATCTTTACAAGTTTTCTTGAAAAGCGACTGCCATCACGTGCAGTAAGTTTTGCCATCGTATCAACGATGATTGGGATCATCGTATTAACAATGAAAGAATCATTAGCATTCCAAATTGGAGATATTTTAGTTGCAATTGCAGCTATTTGCTATTCGATTTACCTTATTTTAAATAGTAAATTCACAAAAAATGTTGAGTCTATTTCTTATGGGGTATACCAACTTGGGGTTGCCGGTGTGCTAGGTGCAATATTTACTTTAACTTTTGAAACACCACAGATTCCTACAACTTCAATCGGATGGATTGCAATTTTAGGATTAGGGATAATTTGTACGGCTTTTTGTTTCGTTGCACAAGCTGTAGTACAACAGTACACATCACCAACCCATACTGGCTTAATTTTTTCACTTGAACCAATTTTTGCAGCACTTTTTGCGGTTATTTTCCTTAACGAGTTTATAACATTACAACTATTAATAGGTGGTAGCTTTATTTTAGTTGGTAATTTAGTTGCTCAATATGAGCAATTTGTTAATGCTAAGAAAATACCTTCCACTGCTGCATCAGAATATAGAGCTTAAATGATTGGACATAGCATAAAAATATGCTATGTCTTATTTATTTCTATTATTTTAAGATTTTGATTCTATTTTTCAGTAGTTTTTAATATAATTTAAAAAGCGACTATTTTTCTGATAGTTCACAATAGATAATTAGTTTCCATAATAACAATCTGACGTTATTATTAGTAGTAGCAATACTTGTGCGACAAGTATTTATCAAGACGCATTAAAGGAAGTGTAACAATGGTTGGACGTAATGACCAATGCCCATGTGGTAGCGGAAAGAAATATAAGAAATGTTGTGAAGGTAAAAATCAAGCAACAACGTTAACGGTATTCCATGATGAGATTGAAAACGTACTACAAACCTTCTATAGTACTTATCCGGAGAGAAAAGATATTCGTGAATTTATTGAATTAGTACAAGCTTGGGCACCGAAACTAGAATCAAAACTACAAAAGGAATTAGTAGAAGCTGTTGCGTTAGATGAGTTCTTCTTCCACAAAC belongs to Solibacillus sp. FSL R7-0682 and includes:
- a CDS encoding DMT family transporter encodes the protein MSLQGKANLLMVVVTMFWGLSYTFMVMGLEILEAYNVVALRCLIAFIIAGLIFFPKMLRVNKKTIGYAAIQGTLLFIVFALSLFGLKTTSAGNAGFILSLTVVLVPIFTSFLEKRLPSRAVSFAIVSTMIGIIVLTMKESLAFQIGDILVAIAAICYSIYLILNSKFTKNVESISYGVYQLGVAGVLGAIFTLTFETPQIPTTSIGWIAILGLGIICTAFCFVAQAVVQQYTSPTHTGLIFSLEPIFAALFAVIFLNEFITLQLLIGGSFILVGNLVAQYEQFVNAKKIPSTAASEYRA